One window of Streptomyces sp. NBC_00273 genomic DNA carries:
- a CDS encoding GMC family oxidoreductase gives MGQSPYDYVVVGAGTAGCVIASRLSERPGVRVLLLEAGARGATEAMASPWGFLGFDPSSLWLGASTVQAGTGRAADVLRGKALGGSSSINGLYHLRGHRSGYDEWPGLGAPGWGFDDLLPYFRRSESTRSRDASVRGTDGPVVVAPVAEPHPLATAGVDAAVQAGFTRARDIGGGLETGFGWSDVNLPGGARQSAADAYVRPFLDRPNLDVVTDATVQRLRITAGRCTGVEYTVGGEPLSVDSAEVVLTAGAIGSPHLLMLSGIGPARHLGEHGIGVVADLPGVGSHLQDHPLAGVVYEASRPVPFVPANPPAEMMGLLYSDPAATRPDLQIYIVAAPLPSAWGQPPAGGYSIAFSAMAPHSSGTVRLADADPASAPVVDPGYLSDDRDLEVMRKGLAVARRIGEADAFADWRKQEAVPGSGTSGESVEEFLRKATGPYFHFTGTCRMGTDADAVVDPANLRVHGIAGLRVADASVMPSIPSANTNATVYAIAERAAELLD, from the coding sequence ATGGGCCAGAGTCCTTATGACTATGTCGTTGTGGGAGCGGGAACGGCGGGGTGCGTGATTGCCTCCCGGCTCTCGGAACGCCCCGGCGTGCGGGTGCTGTTGCTGGAGGCGGGAGCCCGGGGCGCGACCGAGGCGATGGCATCTCCTTGGGGGTTCCTGGGGTTCGACCCGTCATCCCTCTGGCTGGGCGCCTCGACCGTGCAGGCCGGTACAGGCAGGGCCGCTGACGTGCTGCGCGGTAAGGCGCTCGGCGGATCGTCGAGCATCAACGGCCTCTACCACCTGCGGGGGCACCGCTCCGGTTACGACGAGTGGCCCGGACTCGGTGCTCCGGGCTGGGGTTTCGACGATCTGCTGCCCTATTTCCGCCGCAGCGAGAGCACCCGCAGCCGTGATGCGTCGGTGCGGGGCACGGACGGGCCGGTCGTGGTCGCCCCGGTTGCGGAACCCCATCCCCTGGCCACGGCGGGCGTCGACGCCGCGGTGCAGGCTGGGTTCACCCGCGCCCGTGACATCGGCGGCGGGCTGGAGACCGGGTTCGGGTGGAGTGACGTGAATCTGCCCGGCGGCGCCCGCCAGAGCGCGGCCGACGCCTACGTCCGTCCGTTCCTCGACCGGCCGAACCTGGACGTCGTCACGGACGCGACCGTGCAGCGGCTGCGCATCACCGCGGGCCGCTGCACCGGCGTCGAGTACACCGTGGGTGGCGAGCCCCTGTCCGTCGACAGCGCCGAGGTCGTATTGACCGCGGGGGCCATCGGTTCCCCGCACCTCCTGATGCTGTCAGGGATCGGCCCGGCACGACACCTCGGCGAACACGGCATCGGCGTCGTCGCCGACCTGCCGGGAGTGGGATCCCATCTGCAGGACCATCCGCTGGCGGGAGTGGTGTACGAGGCCAGCCGGCCCGTACCGTTCGTTCCTGCCAACCCGCCGGCCGAAATGATGGGCCTGCTGTACAGCGACCCCGCCGCGACCCGGCCGGACCTTCAGATCTACATCGTCGCCGCACCGCTCCCGTCGGCATGGGGCCAGCCGCCGGCGGGCGGCTACTCCATCGCCTTCTCCGCGATGGCTCCGCACAGCAGCGGTACCGTGCGCCTGGCGGACGCCGATCCCGCCAGCGCTCCCGTCGTCGACCCCGGCTACCTGAGCGACGACCGTGACCTGGAGGTCATGCGCAAGGGCCTGGCAGTGGCACGCCGCATCGGGGAGGCCGACGCGTTCGCCGACTGGCGCAAGCAGGAAGCGGTGCCGGGCTCCGGGACGAGCGGCGAATCCGTGGAAGAGTTCCTCCGCAAGGCCACCGGCCCCTACTTCCACTTCACCGGCACCTGCCGCATGGGAACCGACGCCGATGCCGTCGTCGACCCTGCGAACCTTCGCGTACACGGGATCGCCGGACTACGGGTCGCCGATGCCTCGGTAATGCCGTCCATCCCCTCGGCCAACACCAACGCGACCGTCTACGCCATCGCCGAACGGGCTGCCGAACTGCTCGACTGA
- a CDS encoding inositol monophosphatase family protein, which translates to MPETLQTTDVVTSDAELLDRTATAVRAAGAALRERFGDVVRYETREELMHALAGNDDAALDILRPRLTSLRPEASWVEDELDGGALPPGEWWVVDPAEGNVNHLHALPEWAVTATLVRENQPVLTVVHLPLTGETYTALTGAGAHLDGRPLHVSGTADLGLGIVATSQARPDEDENVVRRVGSSITAMLFDALVVRTAVPATLHLTNVAAGRIDAFWQFAGARADLLPGALLVTEAGGRISDAEGRPWTPQSDSFLAAAPGVHAEAVATLSR; encoded by the coding sequence ATGCCCGAAACGCTTCAGACCACTGACGTCGTCACCTCCGACGCCGAGCTGCTCGACCGCACCGCGACCGCCGTGCGCGCCGCCGGGGCGGCGCTGCGCGAGCGCTTCGGCGATGTGGTCCGCTACGAGACCCGCGAAGAGCTGATGCACGCGCTCGCCGGCAACGACGACGCGGCCCTCGACATCCTGCGCCCCCGTCTCACGAGCCTGCGCCCGGAGGCCAGTTGGGTGGAGGACGAGCTGGACGGCGGGGCGCTGCCGCCCGGCGAGTGGTGGGTCGTGGACCCGGCCGAAGGCAACGTCAACCACCTGCACGCCCTCCCGGAGTGGGCGGTGACCGCCACCCTCGTACGGGAGAACCAGCCGGTGCTCACCGTGGTCCACCTGCCGTTGACCGGCGAGACCTACACCGCGCTCACCGGCGCCGGCGCCCACCTCGACGGCCGGCCGCTACACGTCTCCGGCACCGCGGACCTCGGCCTGGGCATCGTGGCCACCAGCCAGGCCCGGCCGGACGAGGACGAGAACGTCGTACGGCGCGTCGGCTCTTCGATCACCGCGATGCTCTTCGACGCGCTCGTCGTCCGCACCGCCGTACCCGCGACCCTGCACCTGACGAACGTGGCCGCCGGCCGCATCGACGCCTTCTGGCAGTTCGCCGGCGCCCGGGCGGACCTGCTGCCCGGCGCGCTGCTCGTCACCGAGGCCGGCGGACGGATCTCCGACGCCGAGGGCCGCCCCTGGACCCCGCAGAGCGACAGCTTCCTGGCCGCCGCGCCCGGCGTCCATGCCGAGGCCGTCGCCACGCTCTCCCGCTGA
- a CDS encoding NADPH-dependent F420 reductase, producing the protein MTTIAVLGNGRVGGNLATALTRAGHEVTVADRAPGAAADAARTARIVINATPGAGSLERLAALREELHGKILIDVSNATVDGPDGLPADLVYPGSSLAEQLQEALPETHVVKTLNTMLFPVMTAPATLTQPPTAFLSGEDPQAKQTVRELLVDLGWHKEWITDLGGIQTARATEAAILFVPHIMRSTGFTPFAISIAR; encoded by the coding sequence ATGACCACGATCGCAGTTCTCGGAAACGGCCGCGTCGGCGGCAACCTGGCCACCGCCCTCACCCGGGCCGGGCACGAGGTGACCGTCGCGGACCGCGCGCCGGGGGCCGCCGCCGACGCTGCCCGGACGGCCCGGATCGTCATCAACGCCACCCCGGGCGCCGGCTCCCTGGAACGTCTCGCCGCCCTGCGCGAAGAGCTGCACGGCAAGATCCTCATCGACGTCTCCAACGCCACCGTCGACGGACCGGACGGACTGCCCGCCGACCTCGTCTACCCCGGCTCGAGCCTCGCCGAACAGCTCCAGGAAGCACTCCCCGAAACGCACGTCGTCAAGACGCTCAACACCATGCTCTTCCCGGTGATGACCGCGCCTGCCACGCTCACCCAGCCGCCGACCGCCTTCCTCTCCGGCGAGGACCCGCAGGCCAAGCAGACCGTCCGTGAACTGCTCGTCGACCTCGGCTGGCACAAGGAATGGATCACCGATCTCGGCGGGATCCAGACCGCCCGCGCCACGGAGGCCGCGATCCTGTTCGTACCGCACATCATGAGGTCCACGGGATTCACCCCCTTCGCGATCTCGATCGCCCGCTGA
- a CDS encoding helix-turn-helix domain-containing protein, protein MHGTGAEVDGARGVFAVDSTAPGSAPRGLDVFRRGWETQVGDDVFQLPAFSPDTIGDFRVKGNVAKVHGAAIADLHAASATRTADVPGGDQDLVAMYVVRRGAWTLGGPPGYGDQTVSAGQFLVRHLGGLTAFETTAHLTAKFLVLPPGELKPLLGTRAITGPADSAEMRLLTALTDMIHITVADLGPAGVEAAQGTLIELTKAVAKGRFDDVEPRLAPALARAAKDLADRRLADPELSPAMLARELNVSVRTLHRAFAAVGEQVTTYVRHRRLHEARLALASPSGRLSISELAAHWQFADGSHFTRAFKKHYGQTPTEYARSAGAASLSPNRQPPGRGPAESA, encoded by the coding sequence ATGCACGGTACTGGAGCGGAGGTCGACGGCGCGCGCGGGGTGTTCGCAGTGGACTCGACCGCCCCGGGCTCCGCACCGCGGGGACTCGACGTCTTCCGGCGCGGGTGGGAGACGCAGGTCGGCGACGACGTCTTCCAACTGCCGGCCTTCAGCCCGGACACGATCGGTGATTTCCGGGTCAAGGGCAACGTGGCCAAGGTGCACGGCGCGGCGATCGCCGATCTTCACGCCGCGTCGGCAACCCGGACCGCGGACGTCCCGGGCGGCGATCAGGATCTGGTTGCCATGTACGTCGTGCGGCGCGGCGCATGGACTCTGGGCGGCCCGCCCGGTTACGGCGACCAGACCGTGTCGGCCGGGCAGTTCCTCGTCCGGCACCTCGGGGGCCTGACGGCCTTCGAGACGACGGCGCACCTCACGGCGAAGTTCCTCGTCCTGCCCCCCGGCGAGCTCAAACCCCTGCTCGGGACCCGGGCCATCACCGGGCCTGCGGACTCGGCCGAGATGCGCTTGCTGACGGCCCTCACGGACATGATTCACATCACCGTGGCCGACCTCGGCCCGGCCGGTGTGGAAGCTGCCCAAGGCACCCTGATCGAGTTGACCAAGGCGGTGGCGAAGGGCCGGTTCGACGACGTAGAACCCCGGTTGGCTCCCGCGCTCGCCCGGGCAGCCAAGGACCTCGCGGACCGTCGGCTCGCCGATCCCGAACTTTCTCCGGCGATGCTTGCGCGTGAACTCAACGTCTCCGTCCGTACGCTGCACCGGGCATTCGCCGCGGTGGGTGAGCAGGTGACCACCTACGTCCGCCACCGGCGACTGCACGAGGCCCGGCTCGCCCTTGCCTCGCCGTCAGGGCGCCTGAGCATTTCGGAACTCGCCGCACACTGGCAGTTCGCGGACGGCAGTCACTTCACGCGAGCCTTCAAGAAGCACTACGGCCAGACTCCCACCGAGTACGCGCGCTCGGCCGGAGCGGCCTCGCTCTCGCCGAACCGGCAACCGCCGGGCCGCGGGCCGGCCGAAAGCGCGTGA